CAATCCCGGGTCGAAGCCGATACGGCGCGCGGGCCATTCCGGCGCGAGCCGGTATTCGTGCGCGCGGACCAGGTCGGCGTGCCGATCGGCGACACGGTGAAGGGGCTCACCATGTTCCGAGGCAACGCGACGCGCACCTGGTACGGACAGGGGCCGATGCCCCGGAACCCCGCGGTACTGTGGCGGTATCCCCGCCGGCCGATGTGCGCCACCTCCGTCGTGGGTCGAGAGCCGCTCATCTGGTGCGGGAGCGGGTGGACGGGCCAGCCATCGGTGGTGGAGCGCGGTGACGGCGTCGAAGTGATCGTCGGCACGTACGACCGGAGAATCCACTTCCTCGACGGCGCCACGGGGCGCGAGCGGCGGCCGAGCTTCGCCACCGGCGACATCATCAAGGGCTCGGTGACGGTGGATCCGGATGGTTTCCCGCTGCTCTATTCCGGCTCGCGCGACAACTACTACCACGTCATCGCTCTCGACCGGCCGCGGCCCACCGAGTTATGGCGCCTTTCCGCACGGGATGCGCCGCATCCGATGTGGAACGACGACTGGGACGGCAACGGCGTCGTGATAGACGACTATCTGTTCGAGGGCGGCGAGAACGGCTGGTTCTACGTCGTCAAGCTGAACCGACGGTACGACGAGCACGGGCTGGTGCAGGTTGCGCCGCGGGTGCTGGTGCGTTTCCCGTCGTTCGACGACTCGCTGCTGGCGGCGATCCGCGACCGGGAGGTGAGCATAGAGAACTCGCCGGCGCTGTTCGGCAACAGCGTCTTCTTCGCCAACAGCGGCGGGGTGGTGTGGGGCCTCGACCTCTCGCACCTCAGGGATTCCTCGCGCGCCGAGCCGTTCTTCCGCTACTGGACGGGCGACGACACGGACGCCTCGATCGTGATAGACGAAGAGGGGATGCTCTACGTCGCGTCGGAGCAGCAGCGGTTCAACGCGCGGGGGCGGGCGGTGGGGCAGCTACAGAAGTTGGACCCATCGCGCGCGGACCCGCGGGTGTGGGGGATCGCGATCCCGCGCGGCGGCGGCGAACCGCTGGGCGGAGTGTGGTCCACTCCAGCGCTGTTCGGCCGCATGCTCTTCGTCACCACCAACTCCGGTCGTCTCCTCGGCGTGGATCGGGACAGCGGCGTCATCCGCTGGGAGAAGCCGCTGCCGCCGCACGCGTGGTCGTCGCCGGTGGTGGTGGACAGTGTGCTGCTCGTGGGGGACTGCGAGGGCGTGCTTCACGC
The window above is part of the Gemmatimonadales bacterium genome. Proteins encoded here:
- a CDS encoding PQQ-binding-like beta-propeller repeat protein; the encoded protein is MKLRARPAAFVALLLVAVLWLVARRAGTGSPQSRVEADTARGPFRREPVFVRADQVGVPIGDTVKGLTMFRGNATRTWYGQGPMPRNPAVLWRYPRRPMCATSVVGREPLIWCGSGWTGQPSVVERGDGVEVIVGTYDRRIHFLDGATGRERRPSFATGDIIKGSVTVDPDGFPLLYSGSRDNYYHVIALDRPRPTELWRLSARDAPHPMWNDDWDGNGVVIDDYLFEGGENGWFYVVKLNRRYDEHGLVQVAPRVLVRFPSFDDSLLAAIRDREVSIENSPALFGNSVFFANSGGVVWGLDLSHLRDSSRAEPFFRYWTGDDTDASIVIDEEGMLYVASEQQRFNARGRAVGQLQKLDPSRADPRVWGIAIPRGGGEPLGGVWSTPALFGRMLFVTTNSGRLLGVDRDSGVIRWEKPLPPHAWSSPVVVDSVLLVGDCEGVLHAYDVRRPEVEPPVLWEFRLESGACIESTPAVWKGRIYVGARDGYFYAIGDR